One genomic segment of Microbacterium sp. ProA8 includes these proteins:
- the mscL gene encoding large conductance mechanosensitive channel protein MscL has product MIKGFKEFILRGNVIDLAVAVVIGAAFTAIVNAIVEGLINPLIALVFQADSLNDVVIAVPNIRGGTTDFGIGLILAAVINFLAVAVVVYFVFVYPMNRVKDRAAAKAGVTPADEEPKLPTEQELLVQIRDLLETSPGR; this is encoded by the coding sequence GTGATCAAGGGCTTCAAAGAGTTCATCCTGCGCGGCAACGTCATCGACCTCGCGGTCGCCGTCGTCATCGGCGCCGCGTTCACCGCGATCGTCAACGCCATCGTCGAGGGGCTGATCAATCCGCTGATCGCCCTCGTGTTCCAGGCGGACAGCCTGAACGACGTCGTCATCGCCGTGCCGAACATCCGGGGCGGCACGACCGACTTCGGGATCGGTCTCATCCTCGCCGCGGTCATCAACTTCCTCGCGGTCGCCGTGGTGGTCTACTTCGTCTTCGTATACCCGATGAACCGGGTCAAGGACCGCGCCGCGGCGAAGGCCGGTGTGACGCCTGCTGACGAAGAGCCGAAGCTGCCAACCGAGCAGGAGCTCCTCGTGCAGATCCGCGACCTCCTCGAGACGTCCCCCGGTCGTTGA
- a CDS encoding AAA family ATPase, with product MGSEDAERGYDVTPGDLGLADPDVTVVHVAESERDRLRQQSAALGGRSTLLHFSDGQDASIEITKAHPGSLPQFITGRSTLLSNLFRDEVALRNARLAAERITAKDQELRTTRGLDAVRLAVGLANWRVGGIGWSAPVLLRPLAIRRHHGDFELKLHGTFSVNPELIRAMHTHFGIMIDAGGLAALAYDNGVFKPQPVIDHIRALTASSESFVVKPRLLVSSFADVGGDMALDAADLDHRVLNALAGHVADRESLTLHRRGPVPTSPDERPPAADMLLLDADSEQERVLARVTDGQSLVVHTLPGTGGTQTVINAVGALVRDGKRVLVVSARRSTLDGVRHRLAGIGLPGLAVSPDRLQRDLIRAIGRNEKAQAPKVSDIDDALVRLRGVLRDYRGAVTARHPSFGVSVLDILRELSRLTEQGGTPVTEARFDAEALERLATTRQDAAAKLAAAARLGEFRFGPDDSPWYGVTFTTVEEARGAHALAGKLHRSDVPTLLERGYELIAQTRMRPFQTIAELGVYLRLLRGIRDSLDRFSLTVFERPLGELIQAHAPRREAPEMTGANRRRLRRLSREYLRPGVHVPDMYEALVRIQQQRTEWQRYVETGVTPELPLGLADVQVAWQRVDAELGELDAALGRTDPDRLATLPVKHLVRTLAGLAADSDVFDNLKERATLRTELAAMGLEPLLLELSVRHVPEDEVAAELEYAWWQSALELLLRTDRAVLGANTAVVDRLERDFRLVDEAHAAASGPLLAAHLATQWRIGIVDHADEAAGLKQALKRGAITPAELATVAPTLSRTLAPVWLASPYEVPRIPDAVAFDVVILADAGALCLAEAAPALRRGSQVVAFGDPVTQKPTPFRVAAGHVASDAPTPPPSNGASNGTGHGNGAPAEGADDEVPFDGTSVFERLAELLPVETLTRSYRAGGEDLAALVNDAFYGGELVSLPWAGSYLGRGSLAVDYVEGGHGAPDPITGAVESPDSEVARVVTLVVEHAVNRGNESLMVVTASARHAERIRGAVEAAFAGRSDVADFVSRDTAEPFAVLTLEESVAESRDRVVFSLGFGLTKHGRVLSDFGDLSSPDGERLLTVGMTRARRSMVIVSSIRPSAFDEGRLEYGAATLMAILGGIAARSREARLEDLADPLTRALARELRRAGLSVDVHYRGLLPLVAQYDGKAVVVESDPETIGESLRESLRLRPQILRRLGWHYVRVHSFDLYRDPADVAQRIAAMLGVPPDAPRVDNETQPIDVVE from the coding sequence CTGGGCTCAGAAGACGCCGAGCGCGGGTACGACGTGACCCCGGGTGATCTGGGTCTCGCCGATCCGGACGTCACCGTGGTGCACGTCGCCGAGTCCGAGCGCGACCGGCTCCGCCAGCAGTCGGCCGCCCTGGGCGGCCGCTCGACGCTGCTGCACTTCTCGGACGGCCAGGACGCCTCGATCGAGATCACGAAGGCGCATCCCGGGAGCCTTCCGCAGTTCATCACCGGCCGCTCGACGCTGCTGTCCAACCTCTTCCGCGACGAGGTGGCGCTGCGCAACGCGAGGCTGGCCGCCGAGCGCATCACCGCGAAGGATCAGGAGCTGCGCACCACGCGCGGCCTCGACGCCGTGCGCCTCGCCGTCGGCCTCGCGAACTGGCGTGTGGGCGGGATCGGCTGGAGTGCGCCCGTGCTGCTGCGGCCGCTGGCGATCCGGCGCCACCACGGCGACTTCGAGCTCAAGCTGCACGGGACGTTCTCGGTCAACCCTGAGCTCATCCGTGCGATGCACACCCACTTCGGGATCATGATCGACGCCGGCGGCCTCGCCGCCTTGGCCTACGACAACGGCGTCTTCAAGCCGCAGCCGGTGATCGACCACATCCGTGCGCTGACGGCGTCCAGCGAGAGCTTCGTCGTGAAGCCCCGCCTGCTGGTGTCGAGCTTCGCCGACGTCGGGGGCGACATGGCGCTCGACGCGGCAGACCTCGATCACCGCGTGCTGAACGCCCTGGCGGGTCACGTCGCCGACCGCGAGTCGCTCACGCTCCACCGCCGTGGACCCGTTCCCACCAGTCCCGACGAGCGCCCTCCCGCCGCCGACATGCTGCTGCTCGACGCCGACTCCGAGCAGGAGCGCGTGCTCGCGCGCGTGACCGACGGTCAGTCGCTGGTCGTCCACACGCTGCCCGGCACCGGCGGCACGCAGACCGTGATCAACGCCGTGGGCGCGCTGGTGCGCGACGGCAAGCGGGTCCTCGTGGTGAGCGCGCGGCGCTCGACCCTCGACGGCGTGCGGCACCGGCTCGCCGGCATCGGGCTTCCAGGCCTCGCGGTCTCGCCCGACCGCCTGCAGCGTGACCTCATCCGTGCGATCGGCCGCAACGAGAAGGCCCAGGCGCCCAAGGTCTCCGACATCGACGATGCGCTGGTGCGCCTGCGTGGCGTGCTCCGGGACTACCGCGGCGCCGTGACGGCGCGGCATCCGTCGTTCGGGGTATCGGTGCTCGACATCCTGCGCGAGCTTTCGCGGCTCACCGAGCAGGGCGGCACACCGGTGACCGAGGCCCGCTTCGACGCGGAGGCGCTCGAGCGCCTGGCGACGACGCGACAGGATGCCGCAGCCAAGCTCGCCGCGGCGGCCCGGCTGGGCGAGTTCCGCTTCGGCCCTGACGACTCGCCCTGGTACGGCGTCACGTTCACGACGGTGGAAGAGGCCCGCGGCGCCCACGCGCTGGCCGGCAAGCTGCACCGCAGCGACGTGCCCACGCTGCTGGAGCGCGGCTACGAACTCATCGCGCAGACGCGCATGCGTCCCTTCCAGACCATCGCAGAGCTCGGGGTGTACCTGCGCCTGCTGCGCGGCATCCGCGACTCGCTCGACCGGTTCAGCCTCACCGTCTTCGAGCGCCCGCTCGGCGAGCTGATCCAGGCGCACGCGCCCCGGCGCGAGGCGCCGGAGATGACCGGCGCCAACCGCCGTCGCCTGCGTCGGCTGTCGCGCGAGTACCTGCGCCCCGGCGTGCACGTGCCCGACATGTACGAGGCGCTCGTGCGCATCCAGCAGCAGCGCACCGAGTGGCAGCGGTACGTCGAGACCGGCGTCACCCCCGAACTGCCGCTGGGACTCGCCGACGTGCAGGTGGCGTGGCAGCGGGTGGATGCCGAGCTCGGCGAACTCGACGCGGCCCTCGGCCGCACCGACCCCGACCGGCTCGCGACGCTGCCCGTGAAGCACCTGGTGCGCACGCTCGCCGGCCTCGCCGCCGACTCCGACGTGTTCGACAACCTCAAGGAGCGTGCGACGCTGCGCACCGAGCTCGCGGCGATGGGCCTCGAGCCCCTCCTGCTCGAGCTGTCGGTGCGCCACGTGCCCGAGGATGAGGTGGCGGCCGAGCTCGAGTACGCGTGGTGGCAGTCCGCACTCGAGCTGCTGCTGCGCACCGACCGCGCGGTGCTGGGTGCCAACACCGCCGTCGTCGACCGGCTGGAGCGGGACTTCCGGCTCGTCGACGAGGCCCATGCCGCGGCATCCGGTCCCCTTCTCGCCGCCCATCTCGCCACCCAGTGGCGCATCGGGATCGTCGACCATGCGGACGAGGCCGCCGGGCTCAAGCAGGCGCTGAAGCGCGGCGCGATCACCCCTGCCGAACTCGCGACCGTCGCGCCCACGCTCTCGCGGACGCTGGCGCCGGTGTGGCTGGCGTCGCCGTACGAGGTGCCGCGCATTCCCGACGCCGTCGCGTTCGACGTCGTGATCCTCGCGGATGCCGGAGCCCTCTGCCTCGCCGAGGCCGCACCGGCGCTCCGCCGAGGCAGCCAGGTCGTGGCGTTCGGGGACCCGGTCACGCAGAAGCCGACGCCGTTCCGCGTCGCCGCCGGCCACGTGGCGTCGGATGCCCCCACGCCGCCTCCGAGCAACGGGGCGAGCAACGGCACGGGCCATGGGAACGGCGCGCCCGCCGAGGGCGCGGACGACGAGGTGCCCTTCGACGGGACGAGCGTGTTCGAGCGGCTCGCCGAGCTGCTGCCGGTCGAGACGCTCACCCGCAGCTACCGCGCGGGCGGCGAGGACCTGGCGGCGCTCGTCAACGACGCGTTCTACGGCGGCGAACTCGTGTCGCTGCCCTGGGCCGGCTCGTACCTCGGCCGCGGCAGCCTCGCCGTCGACTACGTCGAGGGCGGCCACGGGGCACCCGATCCCATCACCGGCGCCGTCGAGAGCCCCGACTCCGAGGTGGCGCGCGTCGTGACGCTCGTGGTGGAGCACGCGGTCAACCGGGGGAACGAGTCGCTCATGGTCGTCACCGCGAGCGCGCGGCACGCCGAGCGCATCCGCGGCGCCGTCGAGGCCGCGTTCGCGGGGCGCTCCGACGTGGCCGACTTCGTCTCGCGCGACACCGCCGAGCCCTTCGCCGTGCTCACCCTCGAGGAGTCGGTCGCCGAGAGCCGCGACCGCGTGGTGTTCTCGCTCGGCTTCGGCCTCACCAAGCACGGCCGCGTGCTGAGCGACTTCGGCGACCTGTCGTCACCGGACGGCGAGCGGCTGCTCACGGTGGGCATGACGCGCGCGCGACGGTCGATGGTGATCGTGTCGTCGATCCGCCCGTCCGCCTTCGACGAGGGGCGCCTCGAGTACGGCGCCGCGACGCTCATGGCGATCCTCGGCGGCATCGCCGCGCGCTCGCGCGAGGCGCGGCTCGAAGACCTCGCGGATCCGCTGACCAGGGCGCTCGCCCGCGAGCTTCGCCGTGCGGGACTCTCGGTCGACGTGCACTATCGCGGTCTGCTGCCGCTCGTCGCGCAGTACGACGGCAAGGCCGTCGTGGTCGAGAGCGATCCCGAGACGATCGGCGAGTCGCTGCGCGAGTCCCTGCGCCTGCGCCCCCAGATCCTGCGGCGCCTCGGCTGGCACTACGTGCGCGTGCACTCGTTCGACCTGTACCGCGACCCCGCCGACGTCGCCCAGCGCATCGCGGCGATGCTGGGCGTGCCGCCTGACGCGCCCCGGGTCGACAACGAGACCCAGCCGATCGATGTCGTCGAGTGA
- the galU gene encoding UTP--glucose-1-phosphate uridylyltransferase GalU, translated as MPHSPIKAVIPAAGLGTRFLPATKAMPKEMLPVVDKPAIQYVVEEAAQAGIDDILVIIGRNKNAISNHFDSVPELEEKLKDKGDTDRLRRVLESSDLADIHFVRQGEPKGLGHAVLRAKAHVGDSSFAVLLGDDLIDERDELLTTMIAAHERTGAAIVALMEVDPAQINLYGVASVESTDGNGVVKVNGLVEKPSPEDAPSNLAVIGRYVLSPSVFEILERTEPGKGGEIQLTDALQELATDPDGPGVYGVVFRGRRYDTGDRVDYIKAIVQLAADRDDLGPALRPWFKEFAAKL; from the coding sequence ATGCCCCATTCTCCGATCAAGGCCGTCATTCCGGCCGCCGGTCTCGGCACCCGCTTCCTCCCGGCAACGAAGGCGATGCCCAAAGAGATGCTCCCCGTCGTCGACAAGCCGGCGATCCAGTACGTCGTCGAAGAGGCGGCGCAGGCAGGCATCGACGACATCCTCGTCATCATCGGACGCAACAAGAACGCCATCTCGAATCACTTCGACTCGGTGCCCGAGCTCGAAGAGAAGCTGAAGGACAAGGGCGACACCGATCGCCTTCGCCGTGTGCTGGAGTCGAGCGATCTCGCCGACATCCACTTCGTGCGCCAGGGTGAGCCGAAGGGCCTGGGACATGCCGTGCTGCGGGCCAAGGCACACGTCGGCGACTCGTCGTTCGCCGTCCTGCTGGGCGACGACCTGATCGACGAGAGGGACGAGCTGCTCACCACGATGATCGCGGCGCACGAGCGGACCGGAGCGGCGATCGTCGCCCTCATGGAGGTCGACCCCGCGCAGATCAATCTGTACGGCGTGGCCTCGGTCGAGTCGACCGACGGCAACGGCGTCGTCAAGGTCAACGGCCTCGTCGAGAAGCCCAGCCCCGAGGACGCACCGTCGAACCTCGCAGTGATCGGCCGCTACGTGCTGTCGCCGAGCGTGTTCGAGATCCTCGAGCGCACCGAGCCGGGCAAGGGCGGCGAGATCCAGCTCACCGACGCGCTGCAGGAGCTCGCGACCGACCCTGACGGTCCGGGTGTGTACGGCGTGGTTTTCCGTGGCCGTCGCTACGACACCGGCGATAGGGTGGACTACATCAAGGCCATCGTGCAGCTCGCGGCGGATCGCGACGATCTCGGCCCCGCACTGCGTCCCTGGTTCAAGGAGTTCGCGGCGAAACTCTGA
- a CDS encoding glutamate-1-semialdehyde 2,1-aminomutase, with the protein MTTNEQEFARARGAMPGGVNSPVRAFGSVHETPRFFVAASGPYVTDVEGREYVDLVGSWGPAILGHAHPAVVKAVQDAAAHGLGFGASTPGETELAELIADRVLRQAQQPGGTATHPVERVRLVSTGTEATMTAIRLARGATGRDLVVKFAGHYHGHSDGLLAEAGSGVATLAMPGSAGVPAPIAAQTLVIPYNDLDAVREVFAARGDDIAAIIVEAAPANMGIVPPAHGFNAEITDIAHAHGALLILDEVLTGFRVGPAGWYGIDPVPFAPDLITFGKVVGGGLPLAALGGSAALMELLAPLGPVYQAGTLSGNPLAVAAGRTTLDHLDADAYARIDAAATTIADAAASALTEAGVTHVVQRSGNLFSIQFAAEPPVDYDTVKAQEAYRYPPFFRAMLAQGVSLPPSVFEAWFVSAAHDDAAVSRIVDALPAAARAAAEARPG; encoded by the coding sequence ATGACGACGAACGAGCAGGAGTTCGCCCGCGCCCGCGGCGCGATGCCGGGTGGCGTCAACTCGCCGGTGCGCGCGTTCGGCTCGGTGCACGAGACGCCCCGCTTCTTCGTGGCGGCCTCTGGCCCGTACGTCACCGACGTCGAGGGGCGCGAGTACGTCGACCTCGTCGGCTCATGGGGTCCCGCGATCCTCGGGCATGCGCATCCCGCCGTCGTGAAGGCGGTGCAGGATGCGGCCGCCCACGGCCTCGGCTTCGGCGCGAGTACGCCCGGCGAGACCGAGCTGGCGGAGCTGATCGCGGACCGCGTGCTTCGACAGGCTCAGCAACCGGGGGGAACGGCGACGCACCCCGTGGAGCGCGTCCGCCTCGTGTCGACCGGCACCGAAGCGACGATGACGGCGATCCGCCTCGCGCGCGGCGCGACCGGACGAGACCTGGTCGTGAAGTTCGCCGGCCACTACCACGGGCACTCCGACGGCCTCCTGGCCGAAGCGGGCTCGGGCGTCGCGACCCTCGCGATGCCGGGCTCGGCGGGCGTTCCCGCCCCGATCGCCGCGCAGACCCTGGTGATCCCCTACAACGACCTCGATGCCGTGCGGGAGGTCTTCGCCGCCCGCGGCGACGACATCGCGGCGATCATCGTGGAGGCCGCCCCCGCGAACATGGGCATCGTGCCGCCCGCCCACGGCTTCAACGCCGAGATCACCGACATCGCCCACGCGCACGGCGCCCTGCTGATCCTCGACGAGGTGCTGACGGGGTTCCGCGTCGGCCCCGCCGGCTGGTACGGCATCGACCCGGTGCCGTTCGCCCCCGACCTCATCACGTTCGGCAAGGTCGTCGGCGGCGGGCTCCCGCTCGCCGCACTCGGCGGATCCGCGGCGCTGATGGAGCTGCTCGCGCCGCTCGGGCCGGTGTACCAGGCCGGCACGCTGAGCGGAAACCCGCTCGCCGTCGCGGCCGGGCGCACCACGCTCGACCACCTCGACGCCGACGCCTATGCCCGCATCGACGCCGCCGCGACGACGATCGCGGATGCTGCGGCATCCGCCCTCACCGAAGCCGGTGTGACGCACGTCGTGCAGCGCTCGGGCAACCTGTTCTCGATCCAGTTCGCCGCCGAGCCGCCCGTCGACTACGACACGGTCAAAGCGCAGGAGGCCTACCGCTACCCGCCCTTCTTCCGCGCCATGCTCGCGCAGGGCGTCTCGCTGCCGCCGTCGGTGTTCGAGGCGTGGTTCGTCTCGGCCGCGCACGACGACGCCGCCGTGTCGCGCATCGTCGATGCCCTCCCCGCCGCCGCACGAGCCGCCGCCGAGGCACGCCCCGGCTGA
- a CDS encoding 5-formyltetrahydrofolate cyclo-ligase gives MSDAIADAKRALRAELRERRQLITPQARELAEAGIQAQLDALVAEHGAEAISCFLSITTEPGTRSFVTDAVARGIRVLLPVTRTDGLLDWAVATPEGDIAEGMFGLPEPVGELLGPIAVNDVDLLIIPAAAVDRTGMRLGWGRGFYDKTIGSMERCPPVYAVVFDSEFVDELPSDELDQRVTGVVTPTRTITLAPTRR, from the coding sequence ATGTCCGACGCCATCGCCGATGCGAAGCGCGCCCTGCGCGCAGAGCTTCGCGAGCGCCGCCAGCTGATCACCCCGCAGGCCCGCGAACTCGCCGAGGCCGGCATACAGGCTCAGCTGGACGCCCTCGTCGCCGAGCACGGCGCCGAGGCGATCTCCTGCTTCCTGTCCATCACCACCGAACCCGGCACACGTTCTTTCGTGACGGATGCCGTGGCCCGCGGCATCCGTGTCCTGCTTCCGGTGACGCGCACCGACGGCCTGCTGGACTGGGCGGTCGCCACCCCCGAGGGCGACATCGCCGAGGGGATGTTCGGACTCCCCGAGCCCGTCGGGGAGCTGCTCGGACCGATCGCCGTCAACGACGTCGACCTGCTGATCATCCCCGCCGCCGCGGTCGATCGCACCGGGATGCGCCTCGGCTGGGGCCGGGGCTTCTACGACAAGACCATCGGGTCGATGGAGCGCTGCCCTCCCGTGTACGCGGTCGTCTTCGACTCCGAGTTCGTCGACGAGCTTCCGAGCGACGAACTCGATCAGCGCGTCACCGGCGTCGTCACGCCCACGCGCACCATCACCCTCGCGCCCACCCGGCGCTGA
- a CDS encoding macro domain-containing protein, which produces MTRLFAVHGDITTQTADAIVNAANNAMRGGGGVDGAIHRAGGPDILRDCIARFPHGLATGDAGWTTAGRLAARWVVHTVGPDFGAGQRDRGLLESCYRRSLEVAGELGACSIAFPLISAGVYAWPRREAITTAIDTIAASGTSLDSVALVAHDKPAHDEIASALVMTTSVRILQGVRELHRRGFHGLRVQPGMAPSGMYWRIVLTDAADPDATIAYTSGAETEFAGGTVDAMTTPAAVAELILRALPRLAATHDAPAYAAWFAGLVAAVEPQHALPVSFADYFDDSAGWEIGWGSGFRYPAPSA; this is translated from the coding sequence ATGACCCGCCTCTTCGCCGTCCACGGCGACATCACCACTCAGACCGCCGACGCGATCGTCAACGCCGCCAACAACGCCATGCGCGGCGGCGGCGGTGTCGACGGTGCGATCCACCGCGCCGGCGGCCCCGACATCCTTCGCGACTGCATCGCGCGCTTCCCGCACGGGCTCGCCACCGGCGACGCCGGCTGGACGACCGCCGGTCGCCTCGCCGCGCGGTGGGTCGTGCATACGGTGGGACCGGACTTCGGCGCCGGCCAGCGTGATCGCGGACTGCTCGAGTCCTGTTACCGGCGCTCACTCGAGGTGGCCGGCGAGCTGGGCGCCTGCAGCATCGCCTTCCCGCTGATCAGCGCCGGGGTCTACGCGTGGCCGCGGCGCGAGGCGATCACCACCGCGATCGACACGATCGCCGCCAGCGGGACCTCGCTCGACAGCGTGGCGCTCGTCGCCCACGACAAGCCCGCGCACGACGAGATCGCGTCGGCGCTCGTGATGACGACATCCGTCCGCATCCTGCAGGGCGTGCGCGAGTTGCACCGGCGGGGTTTCCATGGCCTGCGGGTGCAGCCCGGCATGGCACCCTCGGGGATGTACTGGCGGATCGTGCTGACGGATGCCGCCGACCCGGACGCCACGATTGCCTACACGTCAGGCGCCGAGACCGAGTTCGCGGGCGGCACCGTCGACGCGATGACGACGCCGGCCGCCGTCGCGGAACTGATCCTCCGGGCTCTTCCCCGCCTCGCCGCCACCCACGACGCCCCGGCGTACGCGGCGTGGTTCGCCGGGCTTGTCGCGGCGGTCGAACCGCAGCACGCGCTGCCCGTCTCGTTCGCCGACTACTTCGACGACAGCGCCGGATGGGAGATCGGCTGGGGAAGCGGGTTCCGCTATCCCGCGCCGTCGGCGTGA
- a CDS encoding GNAT family protein, with the protein MDLSAPRRHGSVAIRLVRQRDARVLQNELLSNRGWLRPWEATSPDGPVSFDMRMGVRRLLQQYRDGAGVPFVMESDGEIAGQLNVWGIARGSLASATIGYWVSERFAGRGITPTAVALATDVCFSELRLHRMEICIRPENRASLRVVEKLGFRYEGLRRRFIHIDGDWRDHYAFALVREDVPEGVLQRWVSGRAPQDAATVPPSDRLHA; encoded by the coding sequence GTGGATCTGTCGGCTCCCCGCAGGCATGGCTCGGTGGCCATCCGGCTCGTGCGCCAGCGCGACGCGCGCGTGCTGCAGAACGAGCTGCTGTCCAATCGCGGCTGGCTGCGCCCGTGGGAGGCGACCAGCCCCGACGGGCCGGTGTCGTTCGACATGCGGATGGGCGTACGCCGGCTGCTGCAGCAGTATCGCGACGGCGCAGGCGTGCCCTTCGTCATGGAGTCCGACGGTGAGATCGCGGGCCAGCTGAACGTGTGGGGCATCGCGCGCGGCTCGCTGGCCTCCGCCACGATCGGGTACTGGGTCAGCGAGCGGTTCGCGGGCCGAGGCATCACGCCGACCGCCGTCGCGCTCGCCACCGACGTCTGCTTCTCGGAGCTGCGCCTGCACCGCATGGAGATCTGCATCCGTCCCGAGAATCGCGCCAGCCTGCGCGTGGTCGAGAAGCTCGGCTTCCGCTACGAGGGGCTGCGGCGGCGGTTCATCCACATCGACGGCGACTGGCGCGACCACTACGCGTTCGCCCTGGTGCGCGAGGACGTGCCCGAGGGAGTGCTCCAGCGCTGGGTGTCGGGCCGGGCACCCCAGGACGCCGCCACCGTGCCGCCCAGCGACCGCCTGCACGCGTAG
- a CDS encoding DUF6624 domain-containing protein codes for MSRRTLAATALLVAGFAVVACAPSAGPVGATASRMATPPATEAAAPAPRPTWTPSEFDAALSAELIEMLAQDQADRLAGDGEGTDEERTERLREIIVAHGWPTYSLVGEEAEDAAWAIAQHSDHDPDFQREAREWLLIAVENDDASPGNLAYLTDRIAVGAGEPQTYGTQIGCAEDGPEPSTPIADEAAVDERRAEVGLPPLADYYAELETVCAAE; via the coding sequence ATGTCCCGACGCACCCTCGCCGCGACCGCGCTCCTGGTGGCCGGGTTCGCGGTCGTTGCGTGCGCTCCTTCCGCGGGGCCCGTGGGCGCGACGGCGTCCCGCATGGCCACCCCGCCGGCGACGGAGGCCGCGGCCCCCGCGCCGAGGCCGACGTGGACACCGTCCGAATTCGACGCCGCACTGTCGGCCGAACTGATCGAGATGCTGGCGCAGGATCAGGCCGATCGCCTCGCCGGCGACGGCGAGGGCACCGACGAGGAGCGCACGGAGCGCCTGCGCGAGATCATCGTCGCCCACGGCTGGCCGACGTATTCGCTGGTCGGCGAGGAGGCGGAAGACGCGGCGTGGGCGATCGCCCAGCACTCGGACCATGACCCCGACTTCCAGCGCGAAGCGCGGGAATGGCTGCTGATCGCCGTGGAGAACGACGACGCCTCCCCCGGCAACCTCGCCTACCTGACCGACCGCATCGCCGTGGGCGCCGGCGAGCCGCAGACGTACGGTACGCAGATCGGCTGCGCCGAAGACGGCCCCGAGCCCTCGACGCCCATCGCGGACGAGGCGGCGGTCGACGAGCGACGCGCCGAGGTGGGCCTGCCGCCCCTCGCCGACTACTACGCCGAGCTCGAGACCGTCTGCGCCGCGGAATAG
- a CDS encoding FmdB family zinc ribbon protein: MPTYAYACKQCGHRFDAVQSFADPTLTECPECGGVLRKQYGSIGVTFNGSGFYRTDSRAGAKTGGAASSGGTDASSGASSSTSTSSKSEAKASPASSGS; encoded by the coding sequence ATGCCCACCTACGCCTACGCCTGCAAGCAGTGCGGTCACCGCTTCGACGCGGTGCAGTCCTTCGCCGACCCGACCCTCACCGAGTGCCCCGAGTGCGGCGGCGTTCTGCGCAAGCAGTACGGCTCGATCGGCGTGACCTTCAACGGCTCCGGCTTCTACCGCACCGACTCCCGCGCGGGCGCCAAGACCGGCGGAGCCGCTTCGAGCGGGGGGACGGATGCCTCGAGTGGCGCCTCCTCGTCGACTTCGACATCATCGAAGTCCGAGGCGAAGGCCTCACCCGCGTCGTCCGGATCCTGA
- a CDS encoding large exoprotein, translating into MGGQVWGGGVIVLVAVVLWLVYLLPSWHSRRQFDAAERNAVRLNQALRVLAETSETPEEVRLELNARTAAAQQRLAKRALAEREHAALEEARVDLERARTEREVAEATARLERERARTERVAAEAAARVDLERARAARASAEEAARAELAAARAIPAARRARVRRIFRLVATLVGLGGLGLAAWGVFETLTAGVQTLLWVGVGLVMVSGITLHRLSRVAARAAVRQTDAVPRRASEQRAAALRAAELQDVALEREQREWAPRDLPRPLTASAGSRAAAVLDAEAARAALRQAALEQAMLARTETQQPPSIDTARVAREASADSVYTRMRYVDDAEIEAHVRQLLTRRASGE; encoded by the coding sequence ATGGGCGGGCAGGTATGGGGCGGGGGAGTGATCGTTCTCGTCGCCGTGGTCTTGTGGCTCGTCTACCTGCTCCCGTCGTGGCACAGTCGCCGTCAGTTCGACGCGGCCGAGCGCAACGCCGTCCGCCTGAACCAGGCCCTGCGCGTGCTCGCCGAGACGAGCGAGACGCCGGAAGAAGTGCGGCTCGAGCTCAACGCCCGCACCGCTGCTGCGCAGCAGCGGCTCGCCAAGCGCGCACTCGCCGAACGGGAGCATGCGGCACTCGAAGAGGCGCGCGTCGACCTCGAGCGTGCCCGGACCGAGCGTGAGGTGGCCGAAGCCACTGCGCGGCTCGAGCGCGAGCGCGCCCGCACCGAGCGCGTCGCCGCCGAGGCGGCCGCCCGTGTGGACCTCGAGCGCGCACGCGCCGCGCGCGCATCGGCCGAGGAGGCTGCGCGTGCCGAGCTCGCCGCCGCGCGCGCGATCCCTGCCGCGCGCCGCGCGCGCGTACGCCGCATCTTCCGCCTCGTCGCGACGCTCGTGGGTCTCGGCGGTCTCGGGCTCGCCGCCTGGGGTGTGTTCGAGACTCTGACCGCGGGTGTCCAGACGCTGCTGTGGGTGGGCGTCGGTCTCGTGATGGTGTCGGGCATCACACTTCATCGCCTGTCCCGTGTCGCGGCGCGTGCGGCCGTGCGGCAGACGGATGCCGTACCCCGCCGTGCCTCCGAGCAGCGGGCCGCCGCCCTGCGCGCCGCCGAATTGCAGGACGTCGCGCTCGAGCGGGAGCAGCGGGAATGGGCTCCGCGCGACCTGCCGCGCCCGCTGACGGCGTCGGCCGGGTCACGTGCCGCCGCCGTGCTGGATGCCGAGGCCGCACGTGCGGCCCTGCGGCAGGCCGCTCTCGAGCAGGCCATGCTGGCCCGGACCGAGACCCAGCAGCCGCCGTCGATCGACACTGCTCGGGTCGCCCGGGAAGCATCCGCCGACTCGGTCTACACCCGCATGAGATACGTCGACGACGCCGAGATCGAGGCGCATGTCCGCCAGCTGCTGACCCGCCGCGCGTCCGGCGAATAG